From the Phyllostomus discolor isolate MPI-MPIP mPhyDis1 chromosome 7, mPhyDis1.pri.v3, whole genome shotgun sequence genome, one window contains:
- the LOC114501604 gene encoding C-C chemokine receptor type 5-like — protein MDDVMSTTADYIDYAQSAPCHKTDVRAIAAKLLPPLYALVFISGFVGNLLVVLTLINCKKLKSMTDIYLLNLAISDLLFLLTIPFWAYYAADQWVFGNGACQFLTGLYLVGFFSGIFFIILLTIDRYLAIVHAVFAVKARTVTFGVATSGVTWVVAVLASLPGIIFTKSQKEGSRLTCSPHYPTNNYHFWKSFQTLKMVILGLVLPLLVMVICYSGILKTLLRCRNEKKRHKAMRLIFVIMIGYFLFWTPYNVTMLLNTFQSAFGLNNCNSSNRLDQATQVTETLGMTHCCINPIIYAFVGEKFRNHLSFLFRKHIARRLCKRCLILQRDAPERASSVYTRSTGEQELSTGL, from the coding sequence ATGGATGATGTCATGTCAACTACGGCCGACTACATTGACTACGCTCAGTCGGCGCCCTGCCATAAAACCGACGTGAGAGCCATCGCAGCCAAGCTCCTGCCCCCGCTGTACGCGCTGGTGTTCATCTCCGGTTTCGTGGGCAACCTGCTGGTCGTGCTCACCCTGATCAACTGCAAGAAGCTGAAGAGCATGACTGACATCTACCTGCTCAACCTGGCCATCTCCgacctgctcttcctcctcaccaTCCCGTTCTGGGCCTACTACGCAGCAGACCAGTGGGTCTTCGGGAACGGAGCGTGTCAGTTTTTGACGGGGCTCTACTTGGTCGGCTTCTTCTCCGGGATCTTCTTCATCATCCTCTTGACCATTGACAGGTACCTGGCGATCGTCCACGCCGTGTTTGCTGTAAAAGCCAGGACGGTCACGTTCGGGGTGGCCACGAGTGGGGTCACGTGGGTGGTGGCCGTGCTGGCCTCTCTCCCGGGCATCATCTTCACCAAATCCCAGAAAGAGGGCTCTCGTCTTACGTGCAGCCCTCATTACCCGACCAACAATTACCATTTCTGGAAGAGTTTCCAGACGTTAAAGATGGTCATCTTGGGCCTGGTCCTGCCGCTGCTGGTCATGGTCATCTGCTACTCGGGGATCCTGAAGACCCTGCTCCGCTGTCGGAACGAGAAGAAGAGGCACAAGGCGATGAGGCTCATCTTCGTGATCATGATCGGCTACTTCCTTTTCTGGACGCCCTACAACGTCACCATGCTCCTGAACACCTTCCAGAGCGCTTTCGGCCTGAACAACTGCAACAGCTCCAATAGGCTGGACCAAGCCACGCAGGTGACGGAGACCCTGGGGATGACGCACTGCTGCATCAACCCCATCATCTACGCCTTCGTCGGCGAGAAGTTCAGGAACCACCTGTCATTCCTGTTCCGAAAGCACATCGCCAGGCGCCTCTGCAAACGCTGTCTGATCCTCCAGCGAGACGCCCCCGAGCGTGCGAGCTCTGTCTACACTCGGTCCACGGGGGAGCAGGAGCTCTCTACGGGCCTGTGA